The Qingrenia yutianensis genome segment AGGATTGTAGCATCCTTTCCGCCTGTGTAACCGTCTACGTTAACTGTTAAATTTCCCGAAGTTTTGTCATAAGCAACATTCGAGAATGTCGGTGCGGCAAATGCCGAAACGGCAAAGAGTACCGCAATCATTGTGAGAGCCAAGGCTCTTTTGAAAATGTGTTTCATAATCTTTCTCCATCTCCTTTTTTAATTTTTAAAACTTTTCGTATAAAAGACACTGCAAAAAATAGTTATTTTTCAAAATCCCTCCTTTTTGCAAAACAGCTTTATAAGGATTTAAAGCCATTTTTCCAATTATACAAGTTAATTATAAAGCCAGCAGCGCGATTTTTCAATAGCTAATTAAAATAATTTTGTATTTTTGTGAGTTTACACAAATAATCACCGTGTTTTTGTGCATTTACTCCATAATGTCCTCCGCCGCCGCAGTCGCCGCCACCGCACCGTCCGCACACGCCGTAATTATCTGTCTGAGCGGTTTTTGGCAGATGTCGCCCGCCGCGTAAATTCCGCGCTGTGACGTGCGCATATTGCGGTCGACTATGATATATCCGTTTTCGTCGGTTTTGAGCGTGCCGGCGGTAAGAGAATTTGTCGGCACGGTGCCGACCGCAACAAACACCGCGTCGGTTAAAATATCGCGCACTTTGCCCGTTTTCACGTTTTTGACGCGCAGATTTTCCACAAAATCACCGCCCGAAATCTTTTCGGGAACGGTGTCGAAAATTATTTCGATTTTATCGTTTTTGCGGAGTTTTTCCGCATTGGAACGCGCCGCGCGGAACGTGTCACGGCGGTGAATGACATAAACTTTTTTGCACAAATTCGCAAGGTAGAGCGCGTCCTCAACCGCGGTGTCGCCTCCGCCGATTACGCACGCGGTTTTGTCACGGAAAAATCCGCCGTCGCACGTCGCGCAGTACGAAACACCCCGTCCGCGGAATTTTTCTTCGCCGTCTATGCCGAGATTACGCGGTTTTGCGCCCGTCGCGACGATTACCGCACGCGCGCTGTAAACATTCTTTTTGGTGGTGACTTCTTTTTTCGCGGTGTCAAGGCTTACGACGTCCTCAAATTTTATCACCGCGCCGAAATCTTTCGCCTGTTTTTCCATTTGCATACAAAGCGCCGCACCGCCGATTTTGCCTGTGCCGATAAAGTTTTCGACCTCGCTTGTGGTCGCCGCTTGTCCGCCGGCAAAAAGGCGCTCGAGAACAAGCGTTTTCAGCCCGGCGCGCGCGGAATAAAGCGCCGCGTTAAGCCCTGCCGGACCGGCTCCGATGATGATTATATCATATTTTTCCATATCAATTTCCCCTTGTGAAATTTTCGTCGGTAATTTTAAAATTTACGTTGCCGGACGTGTAAACACACCCGTTTTTATCCGCGATTACGCACTCAATGCCGTCCTCGGCGCGGACAATTTCAAGACCTTTTTCAACGCCGAGAACGCAGACCGCAGTAGCGAAAGCGTCGCATTTTTCGCTCGATTTGCCGATTATGCTCGCGCTTGCGACGTCGCTTTCGGCGCATTTTCCGTTGAGCGGACTGATGATGTGAATGTATTTTTTGCCGTCAAGCTCGGCAAAACGCTCGTATCCTCCGCTTGTGACAACCGATATATTTTTGCCCTCGATATAACCGAAATATTCACCGCGCGCGCCGTTCGGGTTTTGCAGTCCGATTTTTATGTTTTTTTCGCCAAGCGCATAGATATTTCCGCCGAGGTCGCAGATTGCGCTTTTCACGCGGTGTTTTTGCATAATTTGGGCGCATTTATCGGCGAGGTAACCTTTCGCGGCACCGCCGAGATCGATTTGCGCGCCGTTTTTGAGGCGGACGGAATTTTCGGAAATTTCAATGTTATCCGCGCCGATTTTCGGCATTGTTTCGGCAATTTCAGCCTCCGTCGGAACGCGCGTGAAATTTTTGATATTCCACAAATCGGCGAGCGGTTTCACCGTGATGTCAAACGCGCCGTCGGTTTCGGACGTGTAAATTTTCGCGTTTGAAACAAGGCGCAAAAGCTCGTCCGAAAGGGTGTTTTCGCCCGTTTCGTTAAGGCGCGAAATTTCGCTGTCCGATATATAGACACTGCTTTTTTGCTCAAAGTTTTTTATCTCGTCAAAGCACTCGGACACCGCTTTTTTCGCGTTAAATCCGCGAGCGGTGAGGGTGACGTATGTATCGAGCATAAATTTTGTTTCACTGCACGAAACATTTTGAGAAAAAACGGCGCCTGTTAAAATAAGCGCCGGCACAATGCAAAAAAGCAGAATTTTCTTTTTCATAAACGTAAAAACGCACACTCGGTGATGAGCGCGTAATTATCCTTTCGTATTTTTTCAAACTGCGAAAACGGAAGCGGATTTTGCCCTTTTCCCGCCTCAACCGTGAACGCAGGAAGCGAAAATTTGTCGATTACCCAGTCTTTAAATCCCGTAACCGAGGCAATTCCGCCGGGTTTTGCCGCCGTGTATCCGCTCACCTTTGCGAGTGCCTCGGCGGTGCGTTTGTATTTTGTATTGCCTGCAAAGTCGTAGTAAATTTCCTCACCCTGCGAATGAAAAGCGACCGAAATATCGAATTTTTCCTTTTCAAAAAGCGCTTTCACCGCTTGTGTTTCAGGTTCGGAAAACGGTTCTTCGCCCGAATAGCGCGTGTAATTCGCACCGAAAATGCCCATTTCGCGCTCCATTTTTTTGCCCTCGGCAAAAGACGCGTCATAATTGTGGTTGAGGTCGACGCCGTTCGCGTTTGCCTGCCACACTTTTTTGACGTTTCTGCCTCCGAGCGCACCTTTCACAACGCCGTACGCAGGCGAATTTTTCTTAATTCCGTTAATCACGAAATTCACGCCGTCGGGATTGACCATAGGCACGATGTAAAACGCCGCGCTTTGATAAAGTTTTAAAATGTTTTCACCGCAAAACTCGGTTTCGTCCTTGAGCGCCGCGGCATAATCGCACGCGTAGGACGCAAGCAGCGACGAGGTTATCCACTCGAGCGAATGGTGCGCGCCGTTTAAGAAAATTTTTCGTTTTCCCTTGCCGATGCGTATGCACAGAATGTCACGCCCGAGCACCGATTTTCCGCACGAAAATACGCTTGCAAAAGCGTATTTTTTCACCAGCGCCGACAGTGTTTTCGTAAGTTTTTCATAGTCGAAATTATTAAAATCCATACCAAACCTCCCGTAAAAAGTAAACATAAGTTTGGTATAATTTTATGTTGAAATTTTCGGTTTAATTACCCGAAAAGCTTGCGTATGTCCGAAAAAGTGATAAACAGCATAAACGCCATCAAAATCGCAAAGCCGATAAAGTGAACGAGTCCCTCTTTGCCGGGGCTTACTCTGTGACCGAGAATTTTTTCGGCGATTACAAACACAATCCGTCCGCCGTCAAGCGCCGGCAAAGGAAGAAGGTTCATCACGCCGAGGTTTATCGAGATTAGTCCTGCAAGCGAGAGTGCGCGCAAAAGTCCCTCAAATCCGCCGGTTTCCGAAACGGCGGTGTTTATTTCGCTCACAATTCCCACAGGTCCCGACACTTCGGTGACGGGCACTTTTCCCGTAATCAGCCACCAAAGCGAAATTCCGGCCATTTTTGTCATATAAACCGAATTATCGTATGCCGCTTTTATAACGTTCAGCGGTGTGTTGGGCAGAATTTTCGGCGAAAATCCGTAAATTTTGCGTCCGCTTTCGTCCGCTTTGAGCGATACGTGTTTTGTGATTTTTCCGCCGTTTCGCACAACGGTTATGTCCGCGTCCGCGCTGGGATTTGTGAGGTTAAAAAGCATAATGTCGTTATAGCTTGAAATTCGGTGCGATTTGCCGTTTGCCTCCATTGCAACGATTTTGTCGCCCTCGGCAAAACCCTGCTCCTGCATAGAAAAACCGTCGGTAACCGCGCCGATGATATTGGACGTAAGATATGTGTTTGCGGCAAGGAAGATGAAAACCAAAAATCCGAGAACGAAATTCATAAATCCGCCGGCGAAAAGCACAACGAATTTCTGCCACGGCTTTTTGTTGCACAGCGCGCCGTCGCTTTCGCTGTCGTCGTCCTCGCCCTCAAGTCGCACAAATCCGCCCAGAGGCAAAAGGCGTACGCTGTACGCGGTTTCGCCCTTGGTGCGCGAAAAAAGCTTGGGACCCATTCCGATTGAAAATTCGTGAACGGTTACTCCCACCGACTTTGCAGCAATAAAATGCCCCAGTTCGTGTATAAAAATTAAGGTACAGAAAATTAAAATTGTCCAAACCGCCGTCAGCATAGGCTTAATCCCCTCTCATATACAATTTTTCGCGCCTCTTTGTCGGCGTCAAGCACTGCGTCAAGAGTGATTTTTCCGCCGCCGTCAAATTTTTCAAGCGCATTTTCAACCAAATCCGCAATATCCAAAAATTTAATTTTACCCTGCAAAAACAAATCCACCGCCGCCTCGTTCGCGCCGTTTAAAACGGCAGGCAGAACACCGCCTTTTTTGTATGCCGACACCGCGAGGTTAAGGCATTTAAACGTGTCGTAATCAGGCTTATCGAATGTTAAGCACGATTTTTGAAAAATGTCCAGTTCGTCCGCAAACGACGGTTTTCTTTCGGGATAGTTTATTGCATAGCTTATGGGCAGACGCATATCGGGCGAGCCGAGCTGTGCCATATACGAGCCGTCGCAAAACTCCACCATAGAATGAACAATGCTCTGACGGTGGATTACGGGGGTGATTTTGTCAATATCCACGCCGAAAAGGTGGCACGCCTCGATAATTTCAAGCCCCTTGTTCATAAGCGTTGCGCTGTCGATTGTGATTTTCGCGCCCATACTCCAGTTCGGGTGCTTTAAAGCGTCCTCTTTCGTTTTGTTTTCAAGCTCCGCGCGCGTTTTGCCGAAAAACGGACCTCCCGACGCGGTGAGCCAGATTTTTTTGATTTTTTCCCTTTTCTCGCCGTTAAGACACTGAAAAATCGCGCTGTGTTCACTGTCGACGGGGATAACGTCAACACCGTTTCCGCGCGCAAGGCTCATCACAATTTCGCCTGCGCACACGAGCGTTTCCTTGTTTGCCAAAAGCAGACGTTTTTTTGCCTTAACCGCGCAGATTGTAGGGATAAGTCCCGCAATTCCCACAACCGAATTTAGCACGCTGTCGGCTTCCTTAACCGACGCGGTTTCCGCCATTCCGTCCGCACCGCACACGATTTTTGTGCTTAAATCACGGGTTTCGCGCGCAAGTTCCGAATACTTTTCCTCATCGGCAATGCACGCAATTACGGGTTTAAATTTGCGCACCTGCTCTGCCAAAAGCTTAACGTTGCTTTTAGCCGCAAGTGCGCAGATGTTAATATTTTTATCATTCCCGGCAATCTGCAAAGTCTGCGTGCCGATTGAACCTGTTGAACCTAAAACTGCAATATTTTTCATATGTTTTTCCTTTTGAATACCCAAATTTTACAATATGGACGGCAAATAAATGTTAAGATAGAAAATGAGGGGCGCAACGGTCAGAACAGAGTCGAATCTGTCTAAAATTCCGCCGTGGCCCGGGATAATATCGCCGTAGTCTTTTATGTGATTTTCACGTTTTATACACGACATAATAAGGTCGCCCACCTGCGAGATAACCGCCGCGAGAACGCCTGTCACCGCAAGATTTATGTAGTTTATGCCGACTCCGTTTTTCGCAAGAATTACACCGTAGAGAATGTATACCAAAACGCTTCCCAAAACTCCGCCGAGCGCGCCCTCAACGGTCTTTTTGGGCGATACCTTTTCAATAAGCTTGTGTCTGCCGAAAGTTTTTCCGGCAAAGTACGCGAACGTATCCGCGCCCCACGCGCCGAAAAACACCAGCCACACGGTAAACGCGCCGTTTTTCTCTCCGCTGATTAAAATTATATGCGCAAATGTCACGGTTATATACACCGTTTCCAAAAAGAGCATTGAAACGGTGGAAAAACGCACGGTTTCGTGCATAAAAATCATAAAAAGCATAAGCACAAATCCGAACGCGAGCGTTGCCTGCAAAACGCCTTTTGAAAAGACGGAATAATTTATTCTGTCCTGAATTGCCGCGGTGAGAAGAAAAATCATAGCCGCCGCGGCGAACATAAATCCGACTGCGGTAAGACTTTTATATTTTTTCAAAAGCCCCGTCGATTTATACATTTCAAAAAGCGCCATGACCACAAGCGCAAACACGGCAATGCTTAACGCAACACTGCCCTGCAAAATCACCGCAACCGCCGCCGCAAAGCCGAGCGTGCCGTATATAACTCTCTCTTTCAGCATAAATCACACACCTCCGAAACGTCTGTTTCTTTTTTGAAAATCCGCGACCGCGCCCTCAAGCTTGTCGGGCGTGAAATCTGGCCAGCAAACGTTTGAAAACCAAAATTCCGAATAAGCGCACTGCCAAAGCAGAAAATTGCTCAGCCGCTCCTCTCCGCTCGGGCGGATAATAAGGTCGGGGTCGGGAATGTTTTTTGTGTAAATATAATCGTTAAAAAGATTTTCGTCAATATCCGAAACGTCTATTTTGCCCGATTTTACGTCCTCTGCGATTTTTTTCGCCGCGTCGCAGATTTCCTGCCGTCCGCCGTAGTTGAGCGCGATGCTCACGGTGAGCTGTTTTCGGTTTTTCGACTTTTCCTCAACCTCGTTTATAAGGTCGATAAGCGTGTCGGACAGCCCCTCTTTTCTGCCGATTATTTTAAGGCGCACGTCCTCTCCGCCGAGAAGCTCGTCGTAGTTTCGCAGATACTTTTCGAGCAGAGCCATAAGGTCGTCAACCTCGTCTTTGGGACGTTTCCAGTTTTCGGTGGAAAACGCGTAAACGGTAAGATAGCGCACGCTTGTGTCTTTAAGGTATCTTACCACGTTTTCAAGATTTTTCGCCCCCATAGAGTGACCGGCACTTCTCGGAAGTCCTCTTTTTTTCGCCCATCTGCCGTTTCCGTCCAGAATTATGGCAATATGTTTCGGAAACGACATTTTGTCAACGCGCACCGATTTATGCTTTTTAAAAAACATATTTTTACCCCTCAAAAATAAAATGCGTCAAATGCATAAAAAATTTAACATCAAACCGACAAAATCTCTTTTTCCTTTGCCGCAACGGTATCGTCAACCGTTTTAACGTATTTATCGGTGAGGTTCTGAATATCTTTTTCTATCGTTTTGAGTTCGTCCTCGGTAACATCGCCGTTTTTCTTCTCGTTTTTGTAAAATTCCATAGCGTCACGGCGCACACCGCGTACGGCAACTTTGGAATTTTCGCCTTTTTTGCTCACTTCTTTAACGAGTTCTTTTCGTCTTTCCTCGGTAAGAGGCGGGAAGTTAAGACGCAAGCTTTTGCCGTCGTTCTGCGGGTTTATGCCGAGCTCCGATTTCAAAATCGCCTTTTCGATTTCGCCCACAAGGCTCATATCCCACGGTGCGATAACGATTGTGCGCGCGTCGGGAACCGAGATTGACGCAACCTGTGCGAGGGGCGACGCAACGCCGTAATATTCAACGCTGATTTTGTCGAGCACCGCCGCGTTTGCTCTGCCTGCTCTGATTGTGTTTAAGTCAAATTCCAATGCCGATATACATTTTTTCATTTTGGTTTCAAATTGTTCGTATTTAGCCATAATTTTTTGCTCCTTTTATAAATATTTATAAAATTGTTTTTGATACGGGACGATGCAGGCATCGTCCCGTACAAATTTCGGACGGTGAGTGCCGTCGTATGTTTTTCCGTTTTTCAGACGGTTAATACCGTAATCCTATTTCACCAAGGTTCCGATTTCTTCGCCGAGGATAACCTTCTTAATATTGTCGGGGTCATCAAGACCGAACACGCGGATCGGGATTGAATTATCCATACAAAGCGATGTTGCGGTGGAATCCATAACGCCGAGTCCTCTGTTTAAAACTTCAATATACGAAAGATTGTCAAATTTAACCGCGTCTTTGTTAATGTTCGGGTCGCTGTCGTAAACGCCGTCAACCTTTTTCGCAAGCAAAATAGCCTCTGCGTCTATTTCAGCCGCACGGAGCGCCGCGGTTGTATCTGTAGAGAAAAACGGATTTCCCGTACCGCACCCGAAAACAACAACTCTGCCCTTTTCAAGATGTCTTATTGCCTTGTTTCTGATGTACGGTTCGGCAATCTGACGCATTTCAATAGCCGTCTGCGCGCGTGTGGGAACACCTCTCTGTTCGAGCGCGTCCTGAATTGCAAGCGCGTTTATAACCGTTGCAAGCATACCCATATGGTCGGCTCTCGTTCTGTCCATTTTAACACCGGAACGGCCTCTCCAGAAGTTTCCGCCGCCCACAACTATTGCAATCTGAACGCCCATTTCGGCACATTCTTTAATCGTGTCGGTAATTCTTCCGATTGTGTCTTCGCAAAGACCGAAGCCTTTTTCGCCTGCAAGCGCCTCACCGCTGAGTTTCAGCAATACTCTTTTGTATTTCGGTTCCATAAGTAAAATTCCTTTCGTATATTATTTATATTTTAAACTTTTGCAAATTTTCTCAACTTTAATATTTCGACACGCAAATCTTAAATCCTCTAAATTTAAACGGTCAAAATCAAAAATTATTTTTGTTTTTTACAATTTCGATAATTTCTCTCGGCTCGCTTGCTATGACGTCCGCGCCGGCATTTTCGAGTTCTTCGCGCGTGCGGAACCCCCACAGTGCGCCGATTGTGAAAATTTTTGCGTTTTTGCCCGTTTCGACGTCCACTTTCGTGTCGCCGGCGTAAATGCACTCATCGGGCGAAACGTCAAGTTTTTTCAGCATATCCAAAAGTGCGGACGGGTCGGGTTTTAACGGAAATCCGTCACCGCCGCCGCAAAGAATGTCAAACGTGCCTTCTTTGAAAAACGCGCCGATAACGTCGTGCACCGCGCCGGTCGGCTTGTTTGACAAAACGCCCAGCTTAAAGCCCGAATTTTTCAAAAATTTCACAACGTCAGAAATTCCGTCGTACAGCTTTGTAAGATACATCGAATCGGTTTCGTAATCGTCGTGATAAAACTCTTTCATCTCGTTAAAAAGCGCGTCGGAATACGCGTTTTTCTCGCAGAGCATACCTTTTACAAGGTTTTCGTAGCCTCTGCCGACAAGATATTTATACCGTTCGCGCTCAATCTCGGGCAGACCGAATTTCTTCATCGAACGGTTTCCGTAGTAGCAGATTGTGTCGATTGTGTCGGCGATTGTGCCGTCAACGTCAAAAACCGCAGCTTTATACATTTTAAAAATCCCCTTTATCTATTCGTAAATTTTTTCAACATCTTTAACCGCGCTCAAAAACTTTTGCGCTATGTTTTCGGGCGAAACGATTTTCATTTTTCCGCCGAACGTGAACACCCACGCGAAAAACGTCGGACTGTCCGCAACGTTTACCGTTGCGATAAAGTGACTGTCGCCGTCGGGAAGAACGGGAATATCGCGCCCGAAACGGTCGATAACCGCGTTTACAAGCGAATTTTCGCACCTTATTTTAACGCTCACCTCGGCGCCCGCAAACATTCCGAAAAGCCGTTTTGTGTAACTTGAAAGCTTGAAATTTTCGGGTGTAACTTTTGAAATATCCTCCGCGTCCTCCGAAAGAATACGTATGTTTTCCATTTTGTCAACGCGGAAATTTGTGAGATTTCCGTGCTTTTCGTAGTGCGAAACAAGGTAGTAATTTTCGTCGCTGAAGGTAAGCGCATAGGGCGACACGACGTATTCCGCACCGCCGTTTCGGTAAACCTTGTTTTTCTGCACGTTATATTCAAAATATTTAAACGCGACCTTCTTTTTTGCGAAAACCGCGCCGTGGAGCGTGTCGACGTTGTAATAAATCGTTTCGTTTCCGCTTTTCACGCGCTCGGTCATATAGAGCTGACGGTTCAGCTCGCGCGCGTTGTGACGGCTGGTTAGACCGCCGATTTTGCCGATAAGTTCACGGCTTTTTTTCTCGGTGACAAACCGCGACGCATTCACCGCGTCGCACAATAGCTTTAACTGTGCTGTTTCAAACGTACGCGACGCAAGCGCGTAGCCTGCATTTTTGCCCTTTCGGCTGATAATGTCAAGCCCGAAATGCTCCAGTTCGCAGATGTCGGAATACACCGACTTGCGCTCGGCATAAATTCCGCACAACGCGAGATAATCGAGAATTTGCGTCATAGAAACAAAATTCGTATCGTCGCTTTCCTCGTACAGAAATTTTAAAAGATATAAAATTTTTAACTTCTGATTGCTCTCTTTTGCCACACCGCACCCCCGTTATTCGGATATTCTTCGCATTGTCGTCTTTGCAAGGCTTATTTAAGCTTAACGATTGTCACACCGCTGTCGCCCTCGCCGTAGGACGCAAGCGCAAAGCTTTCCACCCTTGGCTGTTTGCGCAGATACTGATGTATGCCCTGACGCAGTGCACCCGTGCCTTTGCCGTGGATAATTCTCACCTGTGTGAGCGACGACAAAACCGCGTCGTCAAGGAATTTTTCAAGAATATATATCGAATCTTCGATATTTTCTCCGCGCAAATCAAGCTCGGCCGAAACGTTCATATATTTTGCGCCGTCACCCATTCCGCCGGACGCGCGTTTTTGTTTCTGCTTGGGTTTTTCCTCTTTAATAAGCCGTAAATCCGACAAATTCGATTTTAATTTCATAATGCCGACTTTTACCGTCAGCGCACCGCTCCTGTCGGGGAGGGTCACCACCGTGCCTTTCTGCCCCATACTCACAATTTCCACGCTGTCGCCCAGCTTTACGCTCTTGGGCGCTTTGGTGTTTACGCTCGGTTTCTCGTACTTGTTATCGGCATTTTCCTTGCTTTTTTTGTTTATCTTCTGGCGTGCGCGCTCCATTTCGCGGTTCGCCTCGGTCAAATCTTTCATTTTCTGCGCTTTTTTAATCTGCTTTAACGCGTCCTCGGTTTCGCGCTTTGCGTCCTCAATGATTTTCTTCGCCTCGGCGCGCGCTTTTTCAAGGATTTTCTCGGTTTTTTCGTCCAGAATTTTGTTGCGCTTTGCCATTTCCTTTTTGATATTTTCCGCCTCTTGCTTAATGCTCTGCGCTTTGTCCTTTTCGCGCTCGCTCAAAATTCTGTTCTTTTCAAGCTCGGATATAACGTCCTCAAATTTCACGCTCTCGGTGTCGATATGCTTTTTCGCGTTGTCAATGATAAACTGCGAAAGTCCGAGCCGTTTTGAAATTGCAAACGCGTTGCTCTTTCCGGGAATACCGATAAGAAGTCTGTACGTCGGCGCAAGGGTTTCAACGTCAAATTCACACGACGCGTTCTCTACCCTGTTGTTTGAAAGCGCATACACTTTAAGTTCGCTGTAATGCGTGGTTGCGGCGCATTTCGCGCCCGTGTTTTTCACATATTCCAAAATGCTGATTGCAAGCGCCGCGCCCTCGGTGGGGTCTGTGCCGGCGCCGAGTTCGTCGAAAAGGCAAAGACTTTTTTCGCTGATTTTCGACAAAATATCCACGATGTTAACCATATGCGCGGAAAATGTGCTCAAACTCTGCTCAATGCTCTGTTCGTCGCCGATGTCGGCAAAAACGTCCTCAAACACCGCGATTTCCGAGCCCTCCTCCGCGGTGATATGCAAGCCCGAAAGCGCCATAACCGTCAAAAGTCCGATTGTTTTAAGCGTTACCGTTTTACCGCCCGTGTTCGGACCCGTGATAACCAGCGTGTCGAAATTTTTTCCAAGATAAATATCGGTTGCAACCACCTTTTTCGGGTCGATTAACGGGTGGCGCGCACGGCGCAGATTTATGTGCCCTTTATCGTTGATGTTCGGCGCAAAAGCGTCGGTCGCAAGAGCGTATTTGCCCTTTGCGAAAATCAAATCTA includes the following:
- a CDS encoding endonuclease MutS2; amino-acid sequence: METKALKTLEFDKILKRLSDFAVMESTKDEIMRIMPAKTLKSAQKMQDETKEASRILTKCGSLPITCASDVTASLKRADMGGTLTMSELLNIAKVLETARRIKMHTKDAECEILAEHIDALYEDKRLETDITGAVIDAETMADDASSTLLDIRRKIRAANNKVKDILQKIITSPSHQKHLQEQLITLRGDRYVIPLKSEYKGAIPGVVHDVSATGSTIFLEPMSVVETNNEIRRLLGEEKDEIEKILANLTNEVALVSKLIKMSYDTISCIDLIFAKGKYALATDAFAPNINDKGHINLRRARHPLIDPKKVVATDIYLGKNFDTLVITGPNTGGKTVTLKTIGLLTVMALSGLHITAEEGSEIAVFEDVFADIGDEQSIEQSLSTFSAHMVNIVDILSKISEKSLCLFDELGAGTDPTEGAALAISILEYVKNTGAKCAATTHYSELKVYALSNNRVENASCEFDVETLAPTYRLLIGIPGKSNAFAISKRLGLSQFIIDNAKKHIDTESVKFEDVISELEKNRILSEREKDKAQSIKQEAENIKKEMAKRNKILDEKTEKILEKARAEAKKIIEDAKRETEDALKQIKKAQKMKDLTEANREMERARQKINKKSKENADNKYEKPSVNTKAPKSVKLGDSVEIVSMGQKGTVVTLPDRSGALTVKVGIMKLKSNLSDLRLIKEEKPKQKQKRASGGMGDGAKYMNVSAELDLRGENIEDSIYILEKFLDDAVLSSLTQVRIIHGKGTGALRQGIHQYLRKQPRVESFALASYGEGDSGVTIVKLK